In Leisingera methylohalidivorans DSM 14336, a single genomic region encodes these proteins:
- the hydA gene encoding dihydropyrimidinase, with translation MSKVIRNGTIVTADLTYKADVLVENGVITQIGPNLKGDEELDATGCYVMPGGIDPHTHLEMPFMGTYSSDDFESGTRAGLAGGTTMVVDFALPNPGESLLDALKRWDNKSTRANCDYSFHMAVTWWGEQVFDDIKTVIEERGINTFKHFMAYKGALMVNDDELYASFQRLAELGGIAMVHAENGDVVAELSAKLLAQGNTGPEAHAYSRPPQVEGEATNRAIMIADMAGVPLYVVHTSCEDSHEAIRRARMQGKRVWGEPLIQHLTLDESEYFNKDWDHAARRVMSPPFRNKQHQDSLWAGLQSGSLSVVATDHCAFTTEQKRNGVGDFTKIPNGTGGLEDRMPMLWTHGVETGRITPNEFVAVTSTNIAKILNCYPRKGAVLVGADADLVVWDPQKTKTISAGTQQSSIDYNVFEGHEVKGLPRFTLTRGHVAVHDGEIRCREGHGKFVAREANTTVNKALSTWKELTAPRPVERAGIPATGV, from the coding sequence ATGAGTAAAGTCATCAGAAACGGCACTATCGTGACCGCTGATCTGACTTATAAGGCAGATGTTCTGGTTGAAAACGGGGTGATCACGCAGATTGGCCCCAATCTGAAAGGCGATGAGGAGCTAGACGCCACCGGCTGCTATGTGATGCCGGGCGGGATTGATCCGCATACCCATCTGGAGATGCCCTTCATGGGCACCTACAGTTCGGATGATTTCGAGAGCGGCACCCGTGCAGGCCTTGCGGGCGGTACCACCATGGTGGTGGACTTCGCGCTGCCGAACCCGGGCGAAAGCCTGCTGGATGCGCTGAAGCGCTGGGACAACAAGTCGACACGCGCCAATTGCGACTACTCCTTTCATATGGCGGTCACCTGGTGGGGCGAGCAGGTCTTTGACGACATCAAGACCGTGATCGAGGAACGCGGCATCAACACCTTCAAGCACTTCATGGCCTACAAGGGCGCGCTGATGGTGAATGATGACGAGCTTTATGCCTCGTTCCAGCGCCTGGCGGAGCTGGGAGGCATAGCTATGGTGCATGCCGAAAACGGCGATGTGGTGGCCGAGTTGTCGGCCAAGCTGCTGGCGCAGGGCAACACCGGCCCCGAGGCGCACGCCTACTCCCGTCCCCCGCAGGTGGAGGGCGAGGCTACCAACCGCGCCATCATGATCGCTGACATGGCCGGTGTACCACTTTACGTGGTGCACACCTCCTGCGAGGACAGCCACGAGGCGATCCGGCGCGCGCGGATGCAGGGCAAGCGGGTCTGGGGTGAGCCACTGATCCAGCATCTGACGCTGGACGAGAGCGAGTATTTCAACAAGGACTGGGACCATGCTGCGCGCCGGGTGATGTCGCCGCCCTTCCGCAACAAGCAGCATCAGGACAGCCTATGGGCCGGTCTGCAGTCTGGATCCTTGTCAGTGGTGGCGACGGATCATTGTGCCTTTACCACTGAGCAAAAACGCAATGGCGTGGGGGATTTCACCAAGATTCCCAATGGGACCGGCGGTCTGGAGGACCGGATGCCGATGCTGTGGACCCATGGCGTTGAAACCGGGCGGATCACTCCGAACGAATTCGTGGCAGTTACCTCGACCAACATCGCCAAGATCCTGAATTGTTATCCGAGAAAGGGTGCAGTTCTGGTTGGCGCCGATGCCGATCTGGTGGTTTGGGATCCGCAAAAGACCAAAACCATATCCGCAGGCACCCAGCAGTCTTCGATCGACTACAATGTGTTCGAGGGGCATGAGGTGAAGGGTTTGCCGCGCTTTACCCTGACCCGCGGTCATGTGGCGGTGCATGACGGCGAGATCCGCTGTCGGGAGGGACACGGGAAGTTTGTCGCTCGAGAGGCCAATACGACGGTCAACAAGGCGCTCAGCACTTGGAAAGAGCTGACCGCGCCGCGCCCGGTGGAACGCGCCGGCATCCCGGCAACAGGTGTATAA